The nucleotide window AGTAGAGCTATATTCGCCGATAGAAATCATTTTGAATATTACTGCCCACTACGTCAACCCCTTCGATCCGAGCGAGATCGACGTGGTGATGGTACTGAAAACACCCGAAGGTGAGGTTACCACCGTGCCTGCGTTCTACTACCAGGAGTATAGGAGGAGCTTAGTATCGGGAGTAGAGCAGTTGATAGCGGAGGGTACGCCGACTTGGAGGATTCGATACACGCCCAGTAAAGTCGGTCGTCACGAGTTTTCCATAGAAGTGAAGACGCGCACGGGAGATAGTACCAAAGCTGGGCCGTACTACTTCGATGTGATCCCCTCCGGTAAGAGAGGTTTCGCAAGAGTGGCAGAGGATCGACGGTATTTCATCTTTGATGATGGAAGCTCGCAGTTTTTCGTAGGGTTGAATGTGTGCTGGTCGGGTAACAGGGGGACCTACGACTATGACGAGTGGTTCAAAGCTCTATCGATGGCGGGGGTGAACCTTGTGAGAATATGGATGGCGCCTTGGAGGTTCGGGATAGAGTGGAGGGAGCTGGGCCGCTACGATCTCAGAGAGGCTTGGAGGCTTGACTACGTAGTCAAGCTAGCGGAGAAGTACGACATCTACATTATCCTATGCCTTATGAATCACGGGCAACTCTCGACTTCGATCAACCCTCAGTGGAGCGAGAATCCGTACAATAGAGCTAGGGGAGGCCCTCTTGCTAAGCCGGAGGAGTTCTGGACTAACGAGGAGGCGCGAGAACTCTTCAAGAGGAGGTTGAGGTACATAGTCGCTAGATGGGGCTACTCAACCCACATTTTAGCCTGGGAATTGTGGAACGAGGTAGACCTAACCGACAATTACGAGGCCGTAAGAGAAGAGGTGGCACGGTGGCACAAAGAGATGGCAGAGTACATCAAGAGCATCGATCCGTACAAGCGGCCTGTCACCACGAGCTTCGCAAACCCCAACCTCGACCCTTTAATCTGGTCGTTGGAATCGATAGACTTCATCACCGTCCACAAGTACGGCCCAGAGGGGTTCCAGGACGTTCCCGGGACGCTCTACAGCCTAATTGTTAAAAAGTGGGAAATGTACAGAAAACCCGTACTGGTTGCAGAGTTCGGCATTGATTGGAGATGGTGGGACACCCCCCTCTACCTCCACGATAGAGAAGGCGTGGGACTTCATGATGGCCTCTGGGCAGCCATAATGGCCGGATCACCGGCCACAGGGATGTCGTGGTGGTGGGACAATTACATTCATCCATATAACCTTTATTACCACTTCAAGGCGATCTCTGAGTTCCTGAAAGGGGTACAACCTGCCGGCTCAGGTCTTAGGACACTTAAAGCGACTGTAACTTCGCTTGCAGCGGAAACCGGCGTAACGGATGTAACAGTATTCCCATCGCTAGGCTGGGCTAGGCCGGCCTCCAACTACTTCGTTATCAAGCTTGACGGGACGATCGAGGGCGATACAACTCAAATCCCCGCGTTCATTCAGGGGAGGGCGCACCCCGCGCTAAGGAACAACCCCACCTTCAAAGCTACCTTCCCGCAGGGTGGTCGAGTAGTCGTTAGAGTAAACTCCGTCTCCAGAGCCGGAGCCCGGCTGGCTATCTACTTGAACAACGAACTCGTCAAGCAGGTGGATCTACCCGACCGCGACGGCAAGAATGATGCTTTCGTGAGGGAGTACGATATGGACGTCGCAGTCGACGTACCGCCTGGCACTCACGAAATTAGGATAGACAATTTAGGGGCTGATTGGTGCACGATCGATTACGTGCGCTTTGAAGGAGCGGCGCTTGCTACGGCAAAGGTTAGAGTATTCGGCTTAACCAACGGAACTTTAGCCCTGGCCTGGGTTAAGAACGTCGAGTGGAGCTGGTGGAACATCCTGAATAATAAGAGCGTTGAGCCGGCGAGAAACCTAGTAGTAACGATGTATGGGCTGCAGGATGGCCTGTACAAAGTGGAACTCTTCGATACAAGATCGGGTTTGGTGGTGCGATCGTGGATGGCCGAAGCCAAGGATGGAGCAATGGAGGTTTACGTAGGCGACGTAACTGACGACATCGCGGTTCGCGCCGTAAAGGTGGGATGATTGTTCTCTAGGTATGCAGCCCTGGTTAAGAACCTAAGAGGCGTTGTACTGCTGAACCCTAATGAGGAAGGTGCTTTAGACACTGTAAAATGGTTATCTAAAAGATTCAGATATAGAAACCTTGGATTAACTCCTTCGTCCGTGAAAGCCCTCGGCGGTAGGGTCTTCAGACCCTTCAGGGAACTAGCATACCCGATAAAGCCGCTAGAGGTGCTGGTATCCCGTTTTACCGGAAAGGGTATGCCCCCAGAGCTGGCTGAGCTGCTGGTTTTCGCCTCAACATACGTTTCTCCCGCGCTAATCATCGGATCAACGTACTTAAGCTCGCTTGAAGAAATCAAAGTGGACGTGGTCAGAGTTTGCAGGGATCTGAGCGTATTGGATTGGAAACTGCACTTGCGAGTCGCGGACTACACTGTTCTGGACATGTACGACGTTTGCGTAGAGGAGGCGCTCTCGGTTCTCAAGGACCCCAGCGTACTTCCCAAAGTAGTCGCAGAAAGGAGGGAGAGGGTAGCCGAGGACAAGAAACGCTACTGGAGAATCGCGTGCGAGAGCGGGCGCCCCTTCATAATCTACATCGACAACCTCTCGATAGCGGCGAAGCTGGGAGTGCTTGAGGAAGAGGTTTGCGAGGATTGGGCGGCGGCGCTCAGCGTGGTAGCCGTGGTCTGTGTTCCGGCAGGTCTCAGGTAGCGAAAAGTACTTCCCCAACCTCTTCAAGCGAACGTGTGGTTCTAGATAGTCGCAAGCTGTTTGAAACTCTCAATCTGGCCTACTATTACAGGGAGGAGGAAGGGTGTGAACCTACCAGAACCAACGTCAGGTTTGCCGAGTTGCTTCCCGAGTTGAAAGAATCCCATTTGGGTACCGAACTCTTATACCTTCACCAACTGCAGGCGGTGGAGGCTCTGGAAGCCGGTAAGAACCTTGTGCTGATCGCTGGAACGGGGAGCGGGAAGACAGAGGCTTGGTTCCTCTACACGGCGAGACGGAGGATCCCAACTCTCGCCCTCTATCCCACTTTGGCCTTAGCTAACGATCAGGTTCAAAGGCTAAGCAACTATTGCTCGCTGCTCGGCGTGGAACTCCTTCAGCTTGACTCGCCGACGCTGCAGTCTGCTGGGACAGCCGGAAGGAGGGTTTTGCGGGAAAAGCTGCGCAGCGCCCTAGTCGTGGCCAGCAACCCTGCCTTCCTCCTGCAAGACTTGAAGAGGTACGCAGCAGCGCCCCAGAGAGGGTTCATCACACCAACCCTGAACCGATTCGGCCTACTAGTGCTTGACGAGCTCGACTTCTACAGCCCGCGAGAGCTGGCGATAATCACCGGCATGCTGAGGATTTTCTCGGAAATGGGGTGGCAACCCCAGGTGGCCGTGCTGACCGCAACGCTCAGTAACCCTGAAGAGATGGCTGAACTGCTGAAAGAGGTCAATGGACGTGACTCTGCCATCGTTAAGGGGGCTCCCTTCCGCGTCCCCAATCGTATGTACGTGGTTCTCGGTAAAGACTTGGAGAAGCTGAGGATGATGATCTTGGAGAAGATCGGTGACGTGAGCAGACTGAGCCTGGGCGAGGACGTTAAGAGGGCTCTCCTGGATGCTGAGGAGTTCAGGCGGAACGCTTACAAGGTTGTACTAGCATTAAGATCAATTGGCGTTGAAGTAGAATTTCCACACTTCGATCCTGCGGATCTGCTAGCTAGTTACGTGGAGGATGAGGGCGTCACGTTAGTCTTCACCCGTAGCATAAACACGGCAGAAGAGGTGGCACGTAGAATAAAGCAGAGTTTAGGCGATAGGTCCAGCGCAGTCGCCGCTCATCACCACTTGGTGTCAAAGGAAGAGCGCAGGATCATCGAAGAGGGGGCTCGCCTCGGAAAAGTTAAGGTACTGGTAACACCGCGCACCCTGGTTCAAGGAATTGATATAGGGAGCATCGTCAGGGTTGTCCACCTCGGGCTGCCCGATGACGTTAGAGAGTTCTGGCAGCGGGAGGGTAGAAAGGGGAGGAGGGCGAACATCCCCTTCACGGAGAGCATCATAATTCCCTTTACGAGGTGGGATCGGGAACTCCTCAGTAGGGGGTTGAGCGCCCTCGACAAGTGGCTCAGACTCCCCCTCGAGAGGACCATAGTTAACAGAGACAACAAGTACGCTGTGCTGTTCACCGGCCTTTTCAAGCTCGCTGCCTCTCGAAGCTTGAACCTGAAGCCTTCAGAGCCCGAATTACGCCTACTCCAGGAGCTCGGCTTGTCGAGGGGGCTCGAGTTGACTGCTAGGGGTAAGCGTACCTGGCACAGGCTTAACTTCTACGAGTACGGCCCCCCGTACGGCGTTAAACGAATCAAGATTTCTGAGGACGGAGTGGAGTACATGCAGGAGGCTTCGCATGTGGATGTTGTGGAGAAACTGCAGCCCGGCTGCTTCGATTACACCTCGGATTTGCTGGTTACAAACCTGAGGGTTACGAAGAGCAGGTGGGTGACAGTAGTTGAGGAGGAAAAGATGACTCTCCAGACCATCTACAAGCATGAATTCCTAGCTCAAGCCTACGAAGAGTACAGAAGGATAAAGGCGCGCTGGGGTGAGAGAGCCGACTTCTGGAAGGATTACAGTAGGGGGTTGCTGCGCTCAGAGGTTATTTGTACGATGCATCCCCCCCTTAACGGTTTCGGCCTCTACTTGGAGGTGCCCTACAGGGTGATCTGGATTGTAGACGGGGAGGGAGTACGAGCTAGCAACGTGGGCGGCAGGACTTACATCTACAGACCGAGAAGGGTGGTGGATGTACCCTCAACAACGATGGGGAGGTACGAGGACTACAGTTACGGTAGGCTCTACGAGCTTGAACCCACGATAAACCTAGACTTGGCGAGGCTGGGGCTCGTGCTTATGAAGATCGTTCTCAGGAGGGTTTTCTCCATCGGATTGAAGAGGATCA belongs to Thermofilaceae archaeon and includes:
- a CDS encoding DEAD/DEAH box helicase produces the protein MVLDSRKLFETLNLAYYYREEEGCEPTRTNVRFAELLPELKESHLGTELLYLHQLQAVEALEAGKNLVLIAGTGSGKTEAWFLYTARRRIPTLALYPTLALANDQVQRLSNYCSLLGVELLQLDSPTLQSAGTAGRRVLREKLRSALVVASNPAFLLQDLKRYAAAPQRGFITPTLNRFGLLVLDELDFYSPRELAIITGMLRIFSEMGWQPQVAVLTATLSNPEEMAELLKEVNGRDSAIVKGAPFRVPNRMYVVLGKDLEKLRMMILEKIGDVSRLSLGEDVKRALLDAEEFRRNAYKVVLALRSIGVEVEFPHFDPADLLASYVEDEGVTLVFTRSINTAEEVARRIKQSLGDRSSAVAAHHHLVSKEERRIIEEGARLGKVKVLVTPRTLVQGIDIGSIVRVVHLGLPDDVREFWQREGRKGRRANIPFTESIIIPFTRWDRELLSRGLSALDKWLRLPLERTIVNRDNKYAVLFTGLFKLAASRSLNLKPSEPELRLLQELGLSRGLELTARGKRTWHRLNFYEYGPPYGVKRIKISEDGVEYMQEASHVDVVEKLQPGCFDYTSDLLVTNLRVTKSRWVTVVEEEKMTLQTIYKHEFLAQAYEEYRRIKARWGERADFWKDYSRGLLRSEVICTMHPPLNGFGLYLEVPYRVIWIVDGEGVRASNVGGRTYIYRPRRVVDVPSTTMGRYEDYSYGRLYELEPTINLDLARLGLVLMKIVLRRVFSIGLKRISYSLSAVGSRKVMVLFEDDAAGLIEKLDWSEVRKAVEDYQPDELDEILIETVDDLAYAKFVEIGFRWDLVKQHALAVLDTIISYERVKLHFSGVEVSVPKPSKSLKLLSLDALRLPLVEDGEVALVFVAAFDGEEVKTFKLLKEFHLTDPASALLVQTIADYVNRGFRVIAHEAERLLEDLAASNLAGLKALLSGLKEGGELVDTAVLVQTATGHKVSADELATLLGLSLKVGFNDVRREYEETLRRIRTLPYSRWLSFTQYLSMKAEQYLSERVRNMYMSFLALSQLTAGKRK
- a CDS encoding cellulase family glycosylhydrolase; this translates as MKSRLLAVILAAVLTVGVTVLYVRLSTHGVMERQPVRVEVVGPLPQVVELYSPIEIILNITAHYVNPFDPSEIDVVMVLKTPEGEVTTVPAFYYQEYRRSLVSGVEQLIAEGTPTWRIRYTPSKVGRHEFSIEVKTRTGDSTKAGPYYFDVIPSGKRGFARVAEDRRYFIFDDGSSQFFVGLNVCWSGNRGTYDYDEWFKALSMAGVNLVRIWMAPWRFGIEWRELGRYDLREAWRLDYVVKLAEKYDIYIILCLMNHGQLSTSINPQWSENPYNRARGGPLAKPEEFWTNEEARELFKRRLRYIVARWGYSTHILAWELWNEVDLTDNYEAVREEVARWHKEMAEYIKSIDPYKRPVTTSFANPNLDPLIWSLESIDFITVHKYGPEGFQDVPGTLYSLIVKKWEMYRKPVLVAEFGIDWRWWDTPLYLHDREGVGLHDGLWAAIMAGSPATGMSWWWDNYIHPYNLYYHFKAISEFLKGVQPAGSGLRTLKATVTSLAAETGVTDVTVFPSLGWARPASNYFVIKLDGTIEGDTTQIPAFIQGRAHPALRNNPTFKATFPQGGRVVVRVNSVSRAGARLAIYLNNELVKQVDLPDRDGKNDAFVREYDMDVAVDVPPGTHEIRIDNLGADWCTIDYVRFEGAALATAKVRVFGLTNGTLALAWVKNVEWSWWNILNNKSVEPARNLVVTMYGLQDGLYKVELFDTRSGLVVRSWMAEAKDGAMEVYVGDVTDDIAVRAVKVG